The Rhipicephalus microplus isolate Deutch F79 chromosome 4, USDA_Rmic, whole genome shotgun sequence sequence GTGGAATAGATGCAAGATGTGACCGTGAAGGTTCATCGCAAACCTGAGTTTTCGTGTTGGAGGTAGAGGGGCTCAACATTAAATGCGTGGTGAACTGTGCTGCTGTTTTTCACCCTGAAATAGGAACAGCGACAGCTAAGCATGAAATATGCTTCAAGCAActttaaatgaatgaataaataaataaataaataaataaataaataaataaatacctatAATGTTGCTGCTCGCTCGTAAATAACGTTTTCAACGATGATAATCAAAAATTGAAAGTTATCATTTGTTGGCGTACGTATGTTTTTTTTGCCTGTTATTGGGCAAGTTATTTTTCTACATTTGTATGAAAACGAACGCCAGTGATGTATTGGACTATTTTGCTCAAAATTATGCATTAGGTTGTGTTATTACATAGTCGCATTTACTATTTCTGAAGTGCTTTGGCTATTGTGCCCAGATAATTCAGATTTGCTTTGTCTAAAACATAATAATCAATAGTTACATTGTTACTGGGTTATTCATTGTTGCGTCCTCTTGTAAATACTCTTCAGCAGTACGTCTCACCAGAGGCAGCTGCAGTCGAAATGAACCATCATCCACTTGGAGGCGTTGATGACGATCGAGTCAGCGTATTCGATTCCTTGCAACCAGTGTCGGTATTCGGGGCAGATGAATGCAGTGCCGGCATACGCCGCGTCCACGTGAAGCCACACCGAGTAACGCTCACCTGCGTGGCCAGGTACATTCGAATTACCACCACTAGGAAGAGCGAAGAGAGTAAAGGACAAAGCGGAATTAGAAGGATAGAGTTGGTTCATATAGGTAATGTTAGAGCTGCGGAACTCAAAAcgttgtgcaaaaaaaaaggacataCAGGTACCACAAGGACATAAACAAGAACAGCCAGGGACGTCTCTGCAACGTTCTTACCTGTCCTTGTTTATGTCCTTGTCCTATACCTGTGTGTCCTTTCTTTTACCTTCGTTTTCAGTGCCACTGCTCGAACCCGAGCTATGTATATCACAATGCAAACCATTCAATTTTTAAGCGGTAGAAGTCGTCGTTTTCCTGCCCAAACAGTGTGTGTACTTTCTTATAATACGACATCCCTTCCGTTGTCTTCGGAAAGTTTCTGAAACGGGACTATGCAAGCGAAGTCAGCCACGCCCTGAGAATTAAATCTGTCTTAGCCAGAAGCTGGTCCCGTGTCTACCACTTAAAAAATGCGGATTCTCCAGTGAAGCAAAGACTACAGATCGCAGAGCCCGACACCACTGCGTAAGCGACTGGCTTTAATAGTATATACATTCAGATAAAAACATACAATGGGTAACTTCAAGTTGAATTGTAGAAAACTTTACAAATTTCATATGTTCACTCATTGCCAGAGGAAAGAAAAAACGCTGATATTTCACCCAGTAAAACAAAATTTAGGGTCCATGTCGTTTCAAGAGCAAAACTAGTTACTTCAGAAAAGTAGCAAAAACGCCTTCTTTCCTGAATTTTTTTAAACTCACATATTTCTCCGACTTCTAGGAGGTTGTCGAAAGCGACTGCACCAGTTGTGCCGAGAGTGGCGCAGACCTGgtaaaaggatgaaagaaaaaaactatagATAAGACGATAAGTAAAACATCAATCTTAGCGGCTACCAACAATCTCCATCAATTTCAGGttatttttgtgtgcgtgtgcctgaTGACATGCGAGATTTCTCGCTGTATTTACTACCATAGATTCCGCCTCGAAACATTGATGCAACATACAAGAAAGAGTGGCAGCCCTCCTTCAGTGAGGCTGCGGAACCCCTAGGAGTCCGTTGAACTATGCGTGCAGGTTTAGAGTTATGTACATGTATCTGTTGCTTACCAGATGTAATTTGCAACTCATTGTGTCGTTCCCCACCCATCACAAGGGGTCAGTGAAGGTTTCAAAGTGCTAATATAAGTTTCTTTCTCTAACCTTATAGAAAACATTCGTAAAGTGGTTTGTTCAACGTTAATGAGGCGTACACGTCATTTTTAGATCAACAGTATCCAATAAGGCTCCTGTTTACCGTACACCTGCAAAGTAAAATATTAGAGTTACCGAATAACGTTACAGTTTCTTTATTAGTTTGCTAAAATTATGGCACCTACACGGAGAGTAATGAATGCAGGTAATAACATGGGCTCACAAAGAAAGGAATCAGTCCTTTTGCTCTGTCCCTGTCCATGGCTTCCTTGAGCGCCCAGCCACGCATGCTGAGGTCGTCGTCCGAATCGATGTAATGCATCTTCACCATGCCTATGAGTCCAGCTTTCTCCACTGACGAGTGTGCCTACAATCGAAAGAATATTACAGTGTCATTGAAGACCTCTCCTTGCCAGCGTTACTAACACTAAGATGTCGTTGACAGCGTGGCCTTGTGGCGTCAGCTAGAACAAAATCTGCTGAAATTATGCTAGAACTATCGCACAGAGGCCGAGACTGTGTtttgcaccgccgcggtggtctagtggcaggccgcgggatcgaatcccggctgtggcggctgcatttccgatggaggcggaaatgctgtaggcccgtgtgctcagatttgggtgcacgttaaagaaccccaggtggtcgaaatttccggagccctccactacggcatctctcataatcatatggtggttttgggccattaaaccacacatatcaatcaatcaatcgagccaGTGTTTCTTTAGTACTTACGGAAAGCGCTGGGCCGAATGCCACAGGAGTAGTACTGTTGGGGGTCGAGTACGAGTATTCAATGCTGCATGGTCTGTCGGCCACGTGCTACAAACAGTCGTCTTTGAACCATTATGCGTAGCCACGATAATCTCCCCTGTCCATATTAAAGGGCCATAGCAGGTTGCATGGCGCGTCGAAGCGGCCTACTTTGTCGGAAACAGAAGAGTTTCTCCGTAGCTGACCAAAAAATGCGGTCTCACCTGGTCCGAGCAGTAGGCCACCAGGCGCGCGTTGATGTCGCAGTCATCGGTGTCCGGATACTCGTGGCGCAGGCTTCGAATCATGTCTGATCGCGCCGCCAGCAGCGACACCAGCGTGCCTTCGCTGGTCGTGGTCTGAATGACACCGCCTCCCCGGCTATGTTGGTTCGAGTGCAGGAAGTGGTCGGGAAGTCCGATCGCCTTCGCCACCCAGTCCAGCACGATCGTCTCCAGTTCGGTACTCGCTGGGCTCGCCGCCTGCGTGCTTCTCAACCTGATGCACCGCCATTTTTGTGAAGCCCACGGGCCGACGTCGTTAATTGGGTAACTGGGGCTGCTTAAATGGTTGCACTGAGCGGCTGACTGAAAGCGCTGTGGCGCCTATTAAAACGCGGACACAAATGAGCACAACGAACAGAATGAGCTTTAACTTCCAAGTGGGCTATTCTTCAATAAGAGATTATTTTCAAGCACGTCCCGAGACGCTTGGTTTGTGTTCTTGTGTGTCCGTGTTCTTAGTCTTCGCCGTCAGGTTCCCTTCGCATATGAATCTTCACCACCTATAGCTCAAATCAAGATCCCGCATGTGATTTGGTGCGAACCATTCGGACCATTCGCAAGAACGTGGTACCCTATATAATTTCGTAAGCAAACCCTTCAGCCAATTTAGAAGTGGGACATACCATCAGGAAAGTTGGCCGAACCATGGGAAAACGCACCAACCGCAAAGATTTTTGGTGAATTTGGCTCCAAAGTAATAGCTGATTATTCCCGACTTTGTCATGTGCAATACTGTATTTTTAAAGCTGCGGTGATGGTGGACCAATTTTTGCCTACTCTTCAGAAGTTGTGACCACCTGAGACGAATATCACACCAACGCCACCATACGACCTATTGTAAGATTATAGTTACGTTGAAGAGAGTACGCTAAACGTAGTATATCACCGCCCAGCTCAATGAATAAAGAACTAGCAGCGACTACTATCTGACGAACCGCCAACATTAAATCAAAACGTGGCTCGCATACCCAGGTGAAGCCGAGGCAGGTGATTCCGTCGGCTAACATGTCGCCTAACAGCGACGGCGGCGAATTGAGTGCCGGGAAGTAGCCGTGCATGTACGGGCTCTGCCAGTGGGTCACCTGCGGGAGGAGGATGTGCTGAAACGAGCGCTCAGCCTATACACTgtacttgtttcttttcttgtcACTATGCAACATTTCTTTtgaacatctttcattcccctcacccctttccccagcacagggtagccagccggtgtaagaactggctaacctccctgtctttccgcttaaatttttttcctcctcctttctTGTCACTATTTATTTCGTTCACACTTTTGAGCTAAGAAAAATGTTAAATGTGATAcaataccaactagctcaacagAAAGTTTTACTGTAATGACACAGAGCCGCTTAGGGCTCACCTCCTTTTGAACAGACCGTGAACTGCGACACATCACTTTCGGTTTCATTACCCCCGTTACTTCCCCCTCCCCTCATGTCTCAttgagaaataaaagtggattgattgattggttgatagatagatagatagatagatagatagatagatagatagatagatagatagatagatagatagatagatagatagatagatagatagatagatagatacggaaAGGCTAATAGAAATAATGAGGTCTCgtccgatttgctaccctgcgctggaGATAAAAGATAAAGTGGAGATAAGATGAAAGAGATAAGATGAACACTAGCTAGGGAAAAGAACGTTCTCACCCCGGGCATGATGACCCGTTCGATGTCCTTAAATATGTCGTCCCATTTTTCTCCGTGTTTGGGGGCGTGGTCTGGCACGAGCTCGCGCATGTAGCCCGGCTTGACGTTCGGGAACACGCGCCTCTGCCGGATGTTGGTCAAGTAGTCGGCGATGTAGTCCACCATCTCCTTGCCTGCGCAAgcggatcatcatcatcatcatcatcatcatcatcatcatcatcatcatcatcagcctgactacgtccacagcaggacaaaggcctctcccatgttccgccagttaacccggtcctgtgcttgctgctgccaatttatacccgcaaacttcttaatctcatctgcccacttaatcttctgtctccccctaacccgcttcccttctctgggaatccagttagttacccttaatgaccagcgattatcctgtctacgcgctacatgcccggcccatgtccatttctccttctttcttcttctttcttccataCCGCTTCTTGGGAGTACTCACACAACGTTATATGCAGCAGATcgctcgaaaaataaaaaaagactacTCAAGAATTGCTTAGGTTGTACTAGCGGGATGGTTGATTGTACTGCATGACCTCGAGAAAAATAGTGCGAAATTCAAGAAAACTTGAACAAACAACAAATGATACACAAAACAAAAGCGCTGAACTTGAAgttcagcgcttgtgtcgtggATATCATTGATTTATGTCCGTGTTTTTGTTAAATATTGTGCTACTTGGGTATTTCTTATTTAATTGGGTATTTcttattttaaaaaataaacaaaaaacaattatTTCACTTCAGTGAACAAAAAATATGGTGTATGGCGTATAGGTGAAAACTTAACAAGGCTATGTTTACTGCTTATCTGGTCAACTCACGTACACGTTCTGAAAAAAGCTTTATTCAGGAAGTATACTTGCAAGCCATGGGTCACATATCGCTTCATACCAACACAAATTTGTTGCATATacaactgcgatatgtaatgcgGTTGAGGTACCGATGTTTGCAAATATGAAAAATGATTTACGAGCGCGTTAAATTCTCTGAGTGATTCTAAATCATGATGCTTTTTATAAATTACTACTTCCAACAGGTAACAGGATTCATTTTTATCGTATTTTCAGATTTTCATTGCATAATATTTCATGGAGACTAATGAACGATGATTTATAACTTACACATTGCATGTACATATTAAAACTTCAATGACCCAAGCTGCTGATTAGCTACTTCTGCGAGAACGAAAAAGTAAAGTAGTTATGACAATCAAAGAAAGAAGTATGTAGAAAGCCTCATGTGCGTTGTCTTTTTGATAGAAGAGTGGCGTGAATATGTTTCAGCAGCTCACTTCAGTCATCTGCCTCTTTTGTACTGCAACGAAGGATCCAATAACCTCGATGAAAAAGACAAGCCTAGCTGGCTCGTTACAAATCAGACACAAAGGACGCAACGCAGCCATAAAACGTCTCTCGTAACTGCAGCTTTAGCGTCAGCGCGTAAACAATTCTAAACAGCCCTGCATAGCAATGGTTGGAAGTTGGGCCATTCGCCTTTGCTCGGCACGGAATGAATAAAGATTCTGTTCTAAAGTTGCCAGCTTAAAGGGTAAGTTGAAAGCTTGAAGGAATGCACGAAGGTCCTGTTGCCTGAATTCGCGAGGGCTCACTGTTTCGGTTCTTTGCGCCTGCCTATCTTCTACTCTTATTTCGCAAATGAATTTTCTGATTTTCAAGTATTTCTTTGGCAATCCTATTAAACGTTCGTTTCAGCAACGCCAAGAATTCTTAATTTGTATACATGAATGCCGCAAAAAGATCGATAAGTTAAAAAGAGAGACACAAAAATGAGTTAATAGGTGAGCGCAGTTACAGTCGTAACGTGCGCAAAATTTACGAGGTGTAAATGAAATGATAAAATCGACAGCGATAATGAGCCGGAATGCATGTGCCATTTATGCGATAAAGGCGATCAAGCAAAACACGGATTTAAACCTTCTCAGTCATGTGAGATGCCGAATTTTCTCAGTGCTACTAGGCAGTGGCTCAGGCAGAAATATTTTTCGGGACGGTGTACCTTCTTGATCTGAAATGAGAGTGGAACAGGCAGATGTGTTCAAGTGTCATTCGTACTCTGTAtgccaaagcgaaaaaaaaaatcatgaggtGGGGTGGGTGGGGGTGGAATCCTGTGTATTACCTCCTGATTACGCCACTGCTATGGGAGTAACATAGTACAAAATCATAGAGTTGTAATCTCATGCGCTCCCGCATAACCGGATGGTCAAATTTGCCGTTGCCGTTCCGCAGAAAAATGGTATTTACTTGTTAAAAGTATTAAAAAAAGCGTGAACTTACCTCTCTTACGGTATTCTTCAATGTCCATTTTCAccttgaaacagaaaaaaaaaagaaaagaaatcatGAAGTGGTAGTCTTAATCAGTCGTCCCTGAAATACGCCTCGTCTACGCGTCTACAAATTATAACTCGTCAACTTCGCAGATCTCATTATAAAACATCCACCATGCGACAAAAGAGAGAAAAGCACGACTGACAGAGAGAACACGAGGCGTCGACTATGATCCATTGTAACGAAAATCGATCAAGGCAAAAATCAAACGTGAAAATGAACGCTGAATGGGAGAGgttcgagaaaaaaaataatgctacACCTAGGATATTTTGGTGTCACTCAAAGGCGCCATGTAAACGTCTCTCGTAAGGCAACAACGTATtgtagatgaaggaggaaatgaaTTGGAaaggtacgaagcgctaggttacatacGAAAGGTAACAGATGACTTATTTAAAAAGATTGTGCAAGGGATATCCACGGTGAGTAAAAATATGATGGAGTGAGCAACCGAGGAAGAGCCCGTAGCGGAGAAGTTGAGGTGGAAGACGGCTGAAGGAAATATTTCAAAGCGCGCTACCCCGGGTTTACATGGGGTGCCCGCCAACCTCATTCACGAACTAGGAAAAGCTGCTCACTCTATGAGCagctttttctttcgtttctttcttcGCTTCTTTTATGATAAGTTCTTTCTTGGGCCCCAGGTGATCATTGCGAATAGCAACACTCAGAACTGTCAATGCAGATCCTGGCAAACGATGTTTTATTCCAGTAGGTGGCCTTCTAAGAGATAATCGCACTGATATTAACTGCATGCTTTTGTATTTGCATACTTCGCATTCTTTTATGGACTACAGATAAGTACAGATCTAGTAATTTTCTATGATACAGTCTATCTGCCATGTGAAACAAAAAGGTGGCAAGTGTGCTTCGACAGCAGCCCACAtccacataattttttttcttttgataagCAACATTTCGATTGgttgtaaatatttttttcctttagttCATATATGTTAGAGCATATTATCTCTGCTCGTATGAGCTACAACACAACACGTTGTAAAAAATTTGActcagctttaaaaaaaaatttgaagctCCTGCAGTCGATGGTTATGCAGCTTTCCCCAAAATCGACTTTACCCAAAGTGTGAGGGGCAAAACACGGGTATCCGTTAATCGTCACATGAGAACTATACCGACTCACCTGTAGCAGCCGCGGTAGCACGAGAACTAGACTAAACGAACGACTACAATCCACGCAAGGTGAAGCCGAGATTCGAATCGCCCAGTTCTGGGCACTGCACTGCGGGATACTCGTCTAGCTCGGCGGAGGAGTCGAGGTGGCACAGCGAGCGTGGGAGGATGGGGTGCGAATGCTACGAAGCGTGCCCCCAAGAAATGCACACAAGAAATGCACAACGAATGTGAGAGTGTATATATTTCCGTGCCCTGTAGCCCTAATCTGGAAAAGAGCCTTCACCGCAGTGACGTCTTGGTCCCTAGAGCCACGGGGCAACGCTAATGGCGTGCCAGAACTTTGCTCGTACGGAGAGGCCCTTTACAGACCTGTCCATCCCGAGTACATGCTGTATTTTTGGTCAGTAATAGCGCAAGACTTGACGTGTTTCACGACGCACGCATCGGAGCCCCCAGCGGCGGGTCAGGTGTCTTCCACGTTCTCCTCTTGGGGGTCTTCCGCATACGTCACTTCAGGTTACGGGAACCGCTAACGGCGCGGTGCCTTCGGATGTCGACGGAGTAAAGTAAGACGTGTGACAGAGCCTATCAGGCATCCTTCCTCACTGATCAGTTACGAATGTCCTTCACTCTTTCGTGCACTACGTTTATTTTCATCTAAGGGCCAACAACGGTAAGCATGAGAGCCAGTAAAAGCTAAGAATATGAAAAAGTGAATGGTGCGAGGTCTCGTTTCTTCGAATTTAGATCCTGGCAGGAGACGATACGAAGGAAATTGATGGGTGGGTCTTGGTCCTTCGTTAAGGTAAGGTGAGTTCTGCATAGTTTAGGTGTTGATATAGATAAATGAGTAAAAGAAAGACAGCTAAGTTTTATAGAAACGCAAGAAGCTAAACACATATGTGGTTCAAGTTTATTCAGATGCAACTTTTATGAAGAACGAAGGTTCATTGCATGAACTGGATATGATAGTTTGGACAATGTACATCGAGTAAGAAATAGCTGTGGGAGGCCATATATTCGCATACGCAGGCTCGTAGCGATGACTGAAAAGTAAAACAAGGATATCAAGTGTTTGTGTACTTTTTATTCTCTTTTGCCCTCTCTCATCCAGAACCTCATCTTCCTTCCAAAGTATAGCATCTAGGTTGATCTACATTTCTGCACCAAACAGCCCCTCACAGCACTTCCCGCGTTACGTTGGTTTCCTTCATGCAACAACCTCTCTGCATTTAAGAAAGAGTTCTCAATCTATTCACAACTCTCTGTGGTGGGAAAGAAGTTCATTTGCAGAATGTACTGTCTCGAACAACATTACTTCAATGTTAAATATAAGCTTAGAGTTTCCTAGATAACAGTGAAATGCTGTTTAGAACATAGTGGTGAAACAGAGAAGACGACGGGATGAGGAATATACGGGACACGCTATTGCGTCCTGTATATTCCTCTTCCCGTCGTGTGTACTGAAGTGTTCGCAAGAATGTTCACGAACTAAGAGCCCGCGAATATAGGATCGCAGGTGTTAGCTTACACTTCTGTGTGGTCGTTTCGCCCAATGAGGGATATTAAAGATGACAGGTGATGTTTGGTCGACGTCCCTCAATCACAACGACCAGACAATGAGGAAACTCGTGGAAGCATTTTACATTAAACAGAAAGGGGGA is a genomic window containing:
- the LOC119171406 gene encoding histidine decarboxylase; translated protein: MDIEEYRKRGKEMVDYIADYLTNIRQRRVFPNVKPGYMRELVPDHAPKHGEKWDDIFKDIERVIMPGVTHWQSPYMHGYFPALNSPPSLLGDMLADGITCLGFTWAASPASTELETIVLDWVAKAIGLPDHFLHSNQHSRGGGVIQTTTSEGTLVSLLAARSDMIRSLRHEYPDTDDCDINARLVAYCSDQAHSSVEKAGLIGMVKMHYIDSDDDLSMRGWALKEAMDRDRAKGLIPFFVCATLGTTGAVAFDNLLEVGEICERYSVWLHVDAAYAGTAFICPEYRHWLQGIEYADSIVINASKWMMVHFDCSCLWVKNSSTVHHAFNVEPLYLQHENSGYAVDFMHWQVGLSRRFRSLKLWFVLRSYGVDGLQDHIRRGVQMAELFERLVEADKRFEIPAKRRLGVVVFRLKGANATTEKLLKRLNAGGKLHCVPAAFKGKYVIRYVVTSTHTNEKDILRDWEIICQTADEVGPHRITLAELKKQDPEFGSSLLLSNSPMTPKVVNGSYVALFEGEEALRQLVSRYSNRFSLTSKESPELRRRVRRFMLSQKQLSLDSRMDLVNSLIASSRGLQALIAAAICCECVDAAGGSEGSSTDSGPIAEGDEDAGVAAAQKALAAAAGASGDQIGSCVGCTRPLARTDSRHSE